A portion of the Punica granatum isolate Tunisia-2019 chromosome 7, ASM765513v2, whole genome shotgun sequence genome contains these proteins:
- the LOC116214421 gene encoding uncharacterized protein LOC116214421 encodes MAESAPQSVTNGVQSLPQPISGEKLAPKGPLNWRKVFPKVNQNLEYFEGVDHCNVKPPSEILQMGLDQWCYTLVGRFLGKTPEFGKIAAVVNGLWGKQGKVTVSTMGSLFIFQFPNEDVMTWVLETGPWHVERNFLILQKWSPTFTEEELSLKKMPMWAQLRRIPLQYFHPKGISFLASAIGKPLYMDRATALRSRLDYAKVCIEIDFGKKIPSVLNVDLGNEHTVEVLVDTPWLPEKCDKCKVFGHSCSNPSAATPAILTPTPVEGSSPRAGEKADAERAELSPPDAGMLAGQGVCELEVPNSITPTPPLASEQGKVAEWSDLHGDNIEVPSKGESSQVNSKQVLLEDVKSRSDAISSDDELEVSSRRGVTTQNQSITVEEVKSTQKVQGKRKPRTGKGGIFALIETRVKENNCLKIVNKWKGWLLMENYQHAHNGRLWILIREDLQTLTVGMRYSWMLMGDFNAIKELEEAKVVGREIVVDQSIREFADFISTSELKDHPYTGCFFTWSNKRQEGFQARKIDRALVNDLWFQRDIASTVEFLSPGISDHSPIMLRFGAKENAGPKPFKFFHFWTEHPEYLKLVERVWMEVQEGNPMAVLYKKLRNLKRHLKDFNRSYFGDVHAKVDALQTQLA; translated from the exons ATGGCGGAATCGGCTCCTCAATCAGTAACAAATGGTGTCCAGAGTCTTCCGCAACCCATCTCCGGTGAGAAATTGGCACCGAAAGGGCCATTAAACTGGAGAAAAGTTTTTCCAAAGGTAAACCAAAATCTTGAGTACTTTGAAGGAGTCGACCACTGTAATGTAAAACCTCCATCGGAGAtcctgcagatgggactcgaccaATGGTGCTACACTCTTGTTGGTCGATTCTTGGGCAAGACTCCCGAATTTGGAAAGATTGCTGCTGTTGTAAACGGTTTATGGGGTAAACAAGGGAAGGTTACGGTTAGCACCATGGGCTCCCTATTTATTTTCCAGTTTCCTAATGAGGATGTCATGACATGGGTTCTAGAAACAGGACCGTGGCATGTAGAGCGCAATTTTCTGATCTTGCAAAAATGGAGTCCGACTTTCACTGAAGAGGAACTGAGTTTGAAGAAGATGCCGATGTGGGCCCAATTGCGGAGAATTCCCCTTCAGTACTTCCATCCTAAAGGCATCAGCTTTTTAGCAAGTGCGATTGGTAAACCACTCTACATGGATAGAGCTACTGCCCTACGCTCGAGACTGGATTATGCTAAAGTATGTATAGAAATTGACTTTGGGAAGAAAATTCCAAGTGTTTTGAATGTTGATTTGGGAAATGAACACACAGTAGAGGTTCTTGTGGACACCCCATGGCTGCCTGAGAAGTGTGACAAATGCAAAGTTTTCGGTCACAGTTGCAGCAACCCATCTGCAGCCACTCCAGCAATACTGACACCAACCCCTGTGGAAGGGAGTTCTCCTCGGGCTGGTGAAAAAGCTGATGCTGAACGTGCTGAACTGTCCCCTCCTGATGCTGGAATGCTCGCTGGACAGGGAGTTTGCGAGTTGGAGGTCCCAAACTCTATTACTCCCACTCCCCCCCTTGCATCAGAGCAAGGAAAAGTGGCTGAATGGAGTGACTTGCACGGGGACAATATCGAAGTCCCTTCCAAAGGAGAGTCCTCACAGGTGAATAGCAAGCAAGTTCTCTTAGAAGATGTGAAGTCTCGTTCTGATGCGATCAGCTCAGATGATGAGCTGGAGGTATCCTCGCGTCGGGGAGTTACAACACAGAATCAGAGCATTACAGTGGAGGAGGTGAAATCAACCCAGAAAGTTCAAGGCAAAAGGAAACCTAGAACGGGCAAGGGAG GGATTTTTGCTCTCATTGAGACACGGGTAAAGGAAAACAATTGTCTAAAGATAGTGAATAAATGGAAGGGCTGGTTGTTGATGGAAAATTATCAGCATGCCCATAATGGCAGATTGTGGATTCTGATACGAGAGGACTTGCAG ACTTTAACAGTGGGTATGAGGTATAGTTGGATGTTGATGGGTGATTTCAATGCAATTAAAGAATTAGAAGAGGCCAAAGTAGTTGGGAGGGAAATTGTTGTTGATCAAAGTATAAGAGAATTTGCAGACTTCATTAGCACATCGGAGCTTAAGGATCACCCCTATACCGGCTGTTTTTTCACATGGAGCAACAAAAGACAGGAGGGGTTTCAAGCTAGGAAGATTGACAGAGCGTTGGTTAATGACTTATGGTTTCAACGGGATATTGCCTCAACAGTGGAATTTCTTTCTCCCGGAATTTCTGATCATAGTCCTATCATGTTGAGATTTGGTGCCAAAGAGAATGCGGGCCCAAAGCCTTTTAAGTTTTTCCATTTCTGGACTGAGCATCCAGAGTACTTGAAACTTGTGGAACGTGTGTGGATGGAGGTCCAGGAAGGTAATCCTATGGCAGTGCTTTACAAGAAATTGAGGAATCTAAAGAGACATCTGAAAGATTTCAATAGATCTTACTTTGGGGATGTGCATGCTAAAGTTGACGCCTTGCAAACTCAACTCGCTTAG